Proteins encoded by one window of Pseudomonas coleopterorum:
- the prmB gene encoding 50S ribosomal protein L3 N(5)-glutamine methyltransferase — translation MITSRLRTVRDHIRWAVSRFHGEELFFGHGTDNAWDEARLLVLGALNLPYEIADSYLDCRLEEDEIVRVQHLLKRRIEERVPAAYLIGEAWFCGMSFIVDTRVLVPRSPIGELIENGFEPWLSQPPARILDMCTGSGCIGIACADVFPEAEVILADLSFEALEVANQNIERHGQEERVYTVQGDGFEGLPGQRFDLIVSNPPYVDAEDFADMPAEYQHEPELGLACGDDGLNLVRRMLAEAADHLTDKGLLIVEVGNSQVHVEALYPEVDFAWLEFQRGGHGVFMLSAEQCREHQALFVSRI, via the coding sequence GTGATCACTTCCCGCTTGCGCACCGTGCGCGACCACATCCGTTGGGCCGTCAGCCGTTTTCATGGCGAAGAACTGTTCTTTGGCCACGGCACCGATAACGCCTGGGACGAGGCCCGCCTGCTGGTGCTGGGCGCGTTGAACCTGCCCTACGAAATCGCCGACAGCTACCTGGACTGCCGTCTGGAAGAGGACGAGATCGTACGTGTGCAACACCTGCTCAAGCGGCGCATCGAAGAGCGCGTGCCGGCCGCCTACCTGATCGGCGAAGCCTGGTTCTGTGGCATGTCGTTCATCGTCGACACACGGGTGCTGGTGCCCCGTTCACCGATCGGCGAATTGATCGAAAACGGCTTCGAGCCGTGGCTGAGCCAGCCGCCGGCGCGGATCCTCGATATGTGCACCGGTTCGGGCTGCATCGGTATCGCCTGCGCCGATGTCTTCCCGGAAGCTGAAGTCATTCTCGCCGACCTGTCCTTCGAGGCGCTCGAAGTGGCCAATCAGAACATCGAGCGGCACGGTCAGGAAGAGCGCGTCTACACCGTCCAGGGTGATGGTTTCGAAGGTTTGCCGGGGCAGCGGTTCGACCTGATCGTGTCCAACCCGCCCTACGTCGATGCCGAAGACTTCGCCGACATGCCGGCCGAGTATCAGCACGAGCCGGAACTGGGCCTGGCCTGTGGCGACGATGGCTTGAACCTGGTGCGACGCATGCTGGCCGAGGCGGCGGATCATTTGACCGACAAAGGCCTGTTGATCGTCGAGGTCGGCAACAGCCAGGTGCACGTCGAGGCGCTCTATCCGGAAGTGGATTTCGCCTGGCTGGAGTTCCAGCG
- a CDS encoding cysteine hydrolase family protein: MSVPKTMFQLSGRGFPPTRIANASLIIIDAQKEYLSGDLALSGMDEALANIAKLVAAARAAKRPVVHIRHLGTVGGLFDPQGERGEFIKGFEPQGDEAVVEKRMPNAFNNTGLHELLQSYGHLDLIVCGFMSHSSVSTTVRASKDYGYRCTLVADACATRDLPQGDGVLAAAKVQEAEMAIMRDNFAAVAMTGDLL; the protein is encoded by the coding sequence ATGTCCGTTCCAAAGACGATGTTCCAACTCAGCGGCCGCGGTTTCCCGCCCACGCGGATCGCCAACGCCAGCCTGATCATCATCGATGCACAGAAGGAATACCTCAGTGGCGACCTGGCCCTGTCGGGCATGGACGAGGCGCTGGCCAACATCGCCAAACTGGTGGCTGCGGCACGCGCAGCCAAGCGTCCTGTGGTGCACATCCGCCATCTGGGCACCGTGGGTGGGTTGTTCGACCCCCAGGGCGAGCGTGGCGAGTTCATCAAGGGCTTCGAACCCCAGGGCGACGAAGCGGTGGTCGAAAAGCGCATGCCCAATGCCTTCAACAACACCGGCCTGCACGAACTGCTGCAGAGCTACGGTCATCTGGACCTGATCGTCTGCGGCTTCATGAGCCACTCCAGCGTCAGCACCACGGTGCGCGCCTCGAAGGACTACGGCTATCGCTGCACGCTGGTGGCCGATGCCTGCGCCACCCGCGACCTGCCCCAGGGTGATGGCGTCCTGGCTGCGGCCAAGGTGCAGGAAGCCGAAATGGCCATCATGCGTGACAATTTCGCTGCGGTCGCCATGACCGGCGATCTGCTCTGA
- a CDS encoding Smr/MutS family protein — protein sequence MQDDEFSLFKDQMRGVKPIRHDRADTGKPKADKAKMQALRQAATVGTHVTTVDGLSDQFVIDVGPEDDLHWARDGVQESQMRKLKVGQIPFEGSLDLHGMTVEKARETLWAFLAEATRFEIRCVRVTHGKAVRLDGKRPMIKSHVNTWLRQHPQVLGFTSCQPRHGGAGAVYVMLKRTMLEGRDE from the coding sequence ATGCAAGACGACGAATTTTCCCTGTTCAAGGACCAGATGCGCGGCGTCAAGCCGATCCGGCACGACCGTGCCGACACCGGCAAGCCCAAGGCCGACAAGGCCAAGATGCAGGCGCTGCGTCAGGCTGCGACGGTGGGGACCCACGTCACGACCGTCGATGGCTTGTCCGATCAGTTCGTCATCGACGTCGGCCCCGAGGACGACCTGCACTGGGCCCGTGATGGCGTGCAGGAAAGCCAGATGCGCAAGCTCAAGGTCGGCCAGATTCCCTTCGAAGGCAGCCTGGACCTGCACGGCATGACCGTGGAAAAGGCTCGCGAAACCCTCTGGGCGTTCCTCGCCGAAGCCACCCGCTTCGAAATCCGCTGCGTGCGCGTGACCCACGGCAAGGCCGTGCGCCTGGACGGCAAGCGGCCAATGATCAAGAGCCACGTCAACACCTGGCTGCGCCAGCACCCGCAGGTGCTCGGCTTCACCTCCTGCCAGCCCCGCCACGGCGGCGCCGGCGCGGTTTACGTGATGCTCAAGCGCACCATGCTCGAAGGGCGTGACGAATAA
- the folE gene encoding GTP cyclohydrolase I FolE produces MSLEQNYTEILGQLGEDVTREGLLDTPKRAAKAMKYLCRGYEQTLDEVTNGALFSSDASEMVMVRDIELYSLCEHHLLPFIGRAHVAYIPNGKVLGLSKVARIVDMYARRLQIQENLGRQIADAVQQVTGALGVAVVIEAKHMCMMMRGVEKQNSSMITSVMLGEFRDNAATRSEFLSLIK; encoded by the coding sequence ATGTCCCTGGAACAGAACTACACCGAGATCCTTGGCCAGCTGGGCGAGGACGTTACCCGCGAAGGCCTGCTCGACACGCCCAAACGCGCTGCCAAAGCCATGAAGTACCTATGCCGCGGGTACGAGCAGACCCTCGACGAGGTCACCAACGGAGCCCTGTTCAGCTCCGATGCGAGCGAGATGGTGATGGTCCGGGATATCGAGCTGTATTCGTTGTGCGAGCATCACCTGTTGCCGTTCATAGGGCGCGCCCATGTCGCCTATATCCCCAATGGCAAGGTGCTGGGGCTGTCCAAGGTCGCGCGGATCGTCGACATGTACGCCCGCCGCCTGCAGATCCAGGAGAACCTGGGCCGGCAGATCGCAGATGCGGTGCAGCAGGTCACCGGCGCGCTGGGTGTCGCGGTGGTCATCGAAGCCAAGCACATGTGCATGATGATGCGCGGCGTCGAGAAGCAGAACTCCTCGATGATCACCTCGGTGATGCTGGGCGAGTTCCGTGACAACGCGGCGACCCGCAGCGAGTTTCTCAGCCTGATCAAATAA
- a CDS encoding glutaredoxin — MLMKALRIGLGQVIVAGDLLTRPPRRKRTAEAQAEVDRAASGLTLYQFHACPFCVKTRRTLHKLNVPASLRDAKNDSVARETLLAEGGKIKVPCLRIEEAGKVTWMYDSKVIIDYLNGRFAAA, encoded by the coding sequence ATGTTGATGAAAGCCTTGCGTATCGGACTGGGCCAGGTAATCGTGGCGGGCGACCTGCTCACCCGTCCACCGCGGCGCAAGCGCACCGCCGAGGCCCAGGCCGAGGTGGACCGCGCAGCCAGCGGGCTGACGCTCTATCAGTTCCACGCCTGTCCATTCTGTGTGAAGACCCGCCGCACCCTGCACAAGCTCAACGTGCCGGCGAGCCTGCGCGATGCCAAGAACGACAGCGTGGCTCGGGAAACCCTGCTGGCCGAAGGCGGCAAGATCAAGGTCCCGTGCCTGCGCATCGAGGAAGCCGGCAAGGTCACTTGGATGTACGATTCCAAGGTGATCATCGATTACCTGAACGGGCGCTTCGCGGCAGCCTGA
- a CDS encoding benzoate/H(+) symporter BenE family transporter, whose translation MPNPITSAPLRPLADTAPSAVVAGFIAMMTGYTSSLVLMFQAGQAAGLTTAQISSWIWALSIGMAVCSIGLSLRYRTPITVAWSTPGAALLITSLGGVNYAEAIGAFITCAVLVTICGLTGSFERLLKRLPASLAAALLAGILFKIGSEIFVAAQHRTALVLCMFFTYLIVKRLSPRYAVLAALVFGTLVSGLLGLLDFSHFSLQAAQPQWTTPSFSLAATISIGIPLFVVAMTSQNMPGIAVLRADGYQVAASPLISVTGIASVLMAPFGSHGVNLAAISAAICTGPQAHEDPAKRYTAAVWCGVFYAIAGTFGATLAALFAALPKELVLSIAALALFGSIINGLTQAMSEPREREAALVTFMVTASGLTLFSVGSAFWGIIAGVLTLLILNARKA comes from the coding sequence ATGCCCAACCCCATCACCTCTGCCCCACTGCGCCCGCTGGCCGACACTGCTCCCTCTGCGGTGGTGGCCGGCTTCATCGCCATGATGACCGGCTACACCAGCTCCCTGGTGCTGATGTTCCAGGCGGGTCAGGCTGCCGGCTTGACGACCGCGCAGATATCCTCCTGGATCTGGGCCCTGTCGATCGGCATGGCAGTGTGCAGCATCGGCCTTTCCCTGCGTTACCGCACGCCCATCACGGTGGCCTGGTCGACGCCGGGCGCGGCCCTGTTGATCACCAGCCTGGGCGGCGTGAATTATGCCGAGGCCATCGGCGCGTTCATCACCTGTGCGGTGCTGGTCACGATCTGTGGCCTGACCGGCAGTTTCGAGCGCCTGCTCAAGCGCCTGCCGGCATCGCTGGCCGCCGCGCTGCTGGCCGGTATCCTGTTCAAGATCGGCAGCGAAATCTTCGTCGCCGCGCAACACCGCACCGCCCTGGTGCTGTGCATGTTCTTCACCTACCTGATCGTGAAGCGACTGTCGCCACGCTATGCGGTGCTGGCAGCGCTGGTCTTCGGTACGCTGGTGTCCGGGCTGCTCGGCCTGCTCGACTTCAGCCATTTCAGCCTGCAGGCGGCCCAACCTCAGTGGACCACCCCGTCCTTCTCCCTGGCCGCGACCATCAGTATCGGCATTCCGCTGTTCGTGGTTGCCATGACCTCGCAGAACATGCCCGGTATCGCCGTACTGCGCGCCGACGGTTACCAGGTGGCAGCCTCGCCGTTGATTTCAGTGACCGGCATCGCCTCGGTGCTGATGGCGCCATTCGGTTCCCACGGCGTCAATCTGGCTGCCATCAGTGCAGCTATCTGCACCGGCCCACAGGCTCACGAAGATCCAGCCAAGCGCTACACCGCGGCGGTCTGGTGCGGTGTGTTCTACGCCATTGCCGGCACATTCGGCGCCACGCTGGCCGCGCTGTTTGCCGCACTGCCCAAAGAGCTGGTGTTGTCGATCGCAGCGTTAGCGCTGTTCGGCTCGATCATCAACGGCCTGACTCAAGCCATGAGCGAGCCCAGGGAGCGCGAAGCGGCCCTGGTCACGTTCATGGTGACCGCGTCAGGGCTGACGCTGTTCTCGGTGGGCTCGGCGTTCTGGGGCATCATCGCCGGGGTCCTGACGCTGCTCATCCTCAATGCGCGCAAAGCCTGA
- a CDS encoding SDR family NAD(P)-dependent oxidoreductase — MNRFQDKVVIVTGAGSGIGAATALRFAKEGARVVLVGRNAEKLETVAKGIGPGQSLVVSADVSKWEDVQQLVKRAVEHFGQLDVLVNNAGVAPSGALTEASLDDWRSVMSIDVDGVFYGCRAAMPHLLKSGGSIINVSSVSGLGGDWGMSFYNAAKGAVTNFTRALALEYGGQGVRVNAVCPALTKSELTAGMADDKALMDKFAERIPMGRAAEAEEVADVIAFLASHDARFVNGVNLPVDGGLHASNGQPKQA, encoded by the coding sequence ATGAATCGTTTCCAGGACAAAGTCGTGATCGTCACCGGCGCGGGCTCCGGCATTGGCGCGGCCACCGCGCTGCGCTTCGCCAAGGAAGGTGCACGCGTCGTGTTAGTGGGGCGCAACGCTGAAAAGTTGGAAACCGTGGCCAAGGGCATCGGGCCCGGCCAGAGTCTGGTCGTCAGCGCCGATGTTTCGAAGTGGGAAGACGTGCAGCAGTTGGTCAAGCGTGCAGTCGAGCATTTTGGCCAACTGGACGTGCTGGTCAACAACGCTGGTGTGGCACCATCGGGCGCCTTGACCGAGGCCTCGCTGGACGACTGGCGCAGCGTGATGTCGATCGACGTGGACGGTGTGTTTTACGGTTGCCGCGCCGCCATGCCGCATTTGCTCAAGAGCGGCGGCAGCATCATCAACGTGTCGTCGGTATCGGGCCTGGGCGGCGACTGGGGCATGAGCTTCTACAACGCCGCCAAGGGTGCGGTCACGAACTTCACCCGCGCCCTGGCGCTTGAATACGGCGGCCAGGGTGTACGCGTGAATGCCGTATGCCCTGCCCTGACCAAGAGCGAGCTCACAGCAGGCATGGCCGACGACAAGGCCCTGATGGACAAATTCGCCGAGCGCATTCCCATGGGTCGCGCTGCCGAGGCCGAAGAAGTGGCAGACGTGATCGCCTTCCTGGCCAGCCACGACGCGCGTTTCGTCAACGGTGTGAACCTGCCCGTGGACGGCGGGCTGCACGCCTCCAACGGTCAGCCCAAGCAGGCCTGA
- the pyrF gene encoding orotidine-5'-phosphate decarboxylase produces MSACQTPIIVALDYPTREAALKLADQLDPTLCRVKVGKELFTSSASGIVETLNDKGFEVFLDLKFHDIPNTTAMAVKAAAEMGVWMVNVHCSGGLRMMAACREVLEQRSGAKPLLIGVTVLTSMEREDLAAIGLDIEPQEQVLRLAALAQKAGMDGLVCSALEAQALKAAHPALQLVTPGIRPAGSAQDDQRRILTPRQALDAGSDYLVIGRPISQAADPAQALADVVAQINA; encoded by the coding sequence ATGTCCGCCTGCCAGACTCCCATCATCGTCGCCCTGGATTACCCAACCCGCGAGGCGGCTCTGAAGCTGGCCGATCAGCTGGATCCCACGTTGTGCCGGGTCAAGGTGGGCAAGGAACTGTTCACCAGCAGCGCGTCGGGCATCGTCGAAACCTTGAATGACAAGGGCTTCGAGGTGTTCCTGGACTTGAAATTCCACGACATCCCCAACACCACCGCCATGGCCGTCAAGGCTGCGGCGGAAATGGGTGTCTGGATGGTCAACGTGCATTGCTCTGGCGGCCTGCGCATGATGGCGGCGTGTCGCGAAGTGCTGGAACAGCGCTCCGGTGCCAAGCCGTTGCTGATCGGCGTGACCGTGCTGACCAGCATGGAGCGTGAAGACCTCGCTGCCATCGGCCTGGACATCGAACCACAGGAGCAGGTGCTGCGTTTGGCGGCGCTGGCGCAGAAGGCCGGCATGGACGGGCTGGTCTGCTCGGCACTGGAAGCCCAGGCCTTGAAGGCTGCGCATCCCGCTCTGCAGCTGGTCACTCCCGGCATTCGCCCAGCGGGCAGTGCTCAGGATGACCAGCGCCGTATCCTGACCCCTCGCCAGGCCCTGGACGCTGGCTCCGACTACCTGGTGATCGGCCGTCCGATCAGCCAGGCCGCCGATCCCGCTCAGGCGCTGGCCGACGTCGTGGCGCAGATCAACGCCTGA
- a CDS encoding DUF2897 family protein, whose product MPWYAWLILLVAIGSIVGGLLVLKQSAQKLPLTDEQLKKVHERNAEMDAKDARNR is encoded by the coding sequence ATGCCCTGGTATGCCTGGTTGATCTTGTTGGTGGCCATCGGCTCGATCGTCGGTGGATTGCTGGTGCTCAAGCAAAGCGCGCAGAAACTGCCGTTGACCGACGAGCAGCTCAAGAAGGTACACGAACGCAACGCCGAGATGGATGCCAAGGACGCACGAAACCGCTGA
- a CDS encoding LysR family transcriptional regulator yields MFELSQLRCFTTVATELNFRRAAERLNMTQPPLSRQIQLLEHHLGVELFTRSTRSVALTAAGRAFFIEAQNLLERAQQAAVSARRFADGDIGSVNIAFVGSAVYEFLPKVIAEARLKQPQVKIDLSEMNTYQQHEALRARRIDLGIARAPLLDSGYLTECLVREPFVLATPATHRLANAAQVRVQDLDGEPFLMYSHAAYPPFNELLTGMLRSAQVTPQYVQWLGSSLTILALVNAGMGVALVPRCATSVVFKNVMFRDIDLGEGVQSELHLIWRESNDNPAFAILLKAIKGAAKDGWGGENS; encoded by the coding sequence ATGTTCGAACTCAGCCAGCTCCGTTGCTTCACCACCGTGGCCACGGAACTCAACTTCCGCCGGGCTGCTGAGCGCCTCAACATGACGCAGCCGCCGCTAAGTCGGCAGATCCAACTGCTGGAGCATCATCTGGGCGTCGAGCTGTTCACCCGTAGCACGCGCAGCGTGGCGTTGACGGCGGCGGGTCGGGCCTTTTTCATCGAGGCGCAGAATCTGCTGGAGCGTGCCCAGCAAGCTGCGGTGTCGGCACGCCGCTTCGCCGATGGCGACATCGGCTCGGTGAACATCGCCTTCGTCGGCAGTGCGGTGTACGAATTCCTGCCCAAGGTCATCGCCGAAGCGCGGCTCAAGCAACCGCAGGTGAAGATTGACCTGTCGGAAATGAACACCTACCAGCAGCACGAGGCCTTGCGTGCCCGGCGTATCGATCTGGGCATCGCCCGCGCGCCGTTGCTCGACAGTGGTTACCTCACCGAATGCCTGGTGCGCGAACCATTCGTGCTGGCAACGCCGGCCACCCATCGGCTGGCCAATGCAGCCCAGGTACGTGTGCAGGATCTGGACGGTGAACCCTTCCTGATGTACTCGCACGCCGCCTATCCACCGTTCAACGAATTGCTCACCGGCATGCTGCGTTCGGCTCAGGTGACCCCGCAATACGTGCAGTGGCTGGGGTCGTCGCTGACCATCCTGGCGCTGGTCAACGCTGGCATGGGGGTGGCGTTGGTGCCGCGCTGCGCCACCAGCGTGGTCTTCAAGAATGTGATGTTCCGCGATATCGATCTGGGGGAGGGCGTGCAGAGCGAACTGCACCTGATCTGGCGAGAGAGCAATGACAATCCGGCGTTCGCCATTCTGCTTAAGGCAATCAAGGGCGCAGCCAAGGATGGGTGGGGCGGAGAAAATAGCTGA
- a CDS encoding MFS transporter codes for MLASAVAKVKRHVLPLFVVMFIVNYIDRVNIGFVRTHMETDLGIGAAAYGLGAGLFFVGYALFEVPSNMLLQRFGARAWLTRIMFTWGLVAMGMAFVQGETSFYVMRFLLGVTEAGFYPGVLYYFTQWLPASERGKAMAIFLSGSAIASIISGPITGALLSVTGLGLHGWQWMFLIEGGASVALCGFVYYWLQSHIHEAKWLTPAEQTTLSGMIAEEQRAREAEHVVKPSIFKLLADTQILVFCFIFFSVALTIYGATFWLPSMIKKMGNVSDFEVGLFNSIPWIISIAAMYGFAALAARFKHQQAWVATTLIIAAGGMFMSTYGGPVFAFVAICFAAVGFKAASALFWPIPQAYLDARIAAAVLALINSVGNLGGFVAPTVFGFLEEKTGSIQGGLYGLAATSVLAAIVVFFARTRPRGQKPDDKPLQPAAAH; via the coding sequence GTGCTCGCCAGCGCAGTGGCCAAGGTCAAGCGGCACGTACTGCCGCTGTTCGTCGTGATGTTCATCGTCAACTACATCGACCGGGTGAACATCGGTTTCGTCCGCACCCACATGGAAACCGACCTGGGCATCGGCGCTGCGGCCTATGGTCTGGGCGCTGGTTTGTTCTTCGTTGGCTACGCATTGTTCGAAGTGCCGTCCAACATGCTTCTGCAACGCTTCGGCGCCCGCGCCTGGCTGACCCGGATCATGTTCACCTGGGGCCTGGTGGCCATGGGCATGGCCTTCGTTCAAGGCGAGACCAGTTTCTATGTCATGCGCTTCCTGCTCGGCGTCACCGAGGCAGGCTTCTATCCCGGCGTGCTCTACTACTTCACCCAGTGGTTGCCTGCCAGCGAACGCGGCAAGGCCATGGCGATCTTCCTCAGCGGCTCGGCCATCGCCTCGATCATTTCCGGCCCCATCACCGGCGCCCTGCTGAGCGTGACCGGGCTGGGCCTGCATGGCTGGCAGTGGATGTTCCTGATCGAAGGCGGCGCATCGGTGGCGCTGTGCGGGTTCGTCTACTACTGGCTGCAATCGCACATCCATGAGGCCAAGTGGCTTACCCCTGCCGAGCAGACGACCCTGAGCGGGATGATCGCCGAGGAACAGCGCGCCCGTGAAGCCGAGCATGTGGTCAAGCCGTCGATCTTCAAGCTGCTCGCCGACACCCAGATCCTGGTGTTCTGCTTCATCTTCTTTTCGGTGGCGCTGACCATCTATGGCGCCACCTTCTGGCTGCCGAGCATGATCAAGAAGATGGGCAACGTCTCGGACTTCGAAGTGGGGCTGTTCAACTCCATCCCCTGGATCATCTCGATTGCCGCCATGTATGGCTTCGCAGCCCTCGCCGCCCGCTTCAAGCACCAGCAGGCGTGGGTGGCGACGACGCTGATCATCGCGGCCGGGGGGATGTTCATGTCGACCTATGGCGGCCCGGTGTTCGCCTTCGTCGCCATCTGCTTCGCTGCAGTGGGGTTCAAGGCGGCATCGGCGCTGTTCTGGCCTATCCCGCAGGCCTATCTGGACGCCCGGATCGCCGCCGCCGTCCTGGCGCTGATCAACTCGGTGGGCAACCTGGGCGGCTTCGTCGCGCCCACCGTATTCGGCTTTCTGGAAGAGAAGACCGGCTCGATCCAGGGCGGCCTTTACGGCCTGGCCGCGACCTCGGTGCTGGCCGCGATCGTGGTGTTCTTCGCCCGCACCCGGCCTCGCGGGCAGAAGCCCGATGACAAGCCACTGCAACCTGCCGCCGCGCACTGA
- a CDS encoding glucarate dehydratase family protein encodes MKIKRVTVTPIAFRDPPLLNASGIHEPYALRSIIEVESDNGYVGLGESYGDAPALAIQMAIKDQLPGLDPFNLNGLRQIVASTVARHKPASVSGAELAPGSHASKAVTNAYSAFEVALLDLQARSLNRPLVDLLGGAVRDEVPFSAYLFFKYAEHVDSPYPADNWGEALNEEQIVGQARRMIEQYGFKSIKLKAGTLEPEREVACILALKKAFPNHPLRIDPNGNWSLETSIRMAELLGDSLQYYEDPCPGLDDMAELHKRTGLPLATNMVVTDFAEFRRSVERNSVQIVLADHHYWGGLRDTQVLASMCQTWGLGVSMHSNSHLGISLMAMAHVAASVPNLDYACDTHYPWQEPDEEVIKGGKLPIVDGCVKINKTPGLGLELDRDQLGMLHEQFLRCGIRSRDDVRQMARYKPDWKAVKPRF; translated from the coding sequence GTGAAGATCAAACGTGTCACCGTCACTCCCATCGCCTTCCGCGACCCGCCATTGCTCAACGCCAGCGGTATCCACGAACCCTATGCCTTGCGCTCGATCATCGAGGTGGAAAGCGACAACGGCTACGTCGGCCTGGGTGAAAGCTATGGCGATGCCCCGGCCTTGGCCATTCAGATGGCCATCAAGGATCAACTGCCCGGCCTGGATCCGTTCAACCTCAATGGCCTGCGCCAGATCGTCGCCAGCACCGTGGCCCGGCACAAGCCGGCCAGCGTGAGCGGTGCCGAACTGGCTCCCGGTTCACATGCCAGCAAGGCCGTGACCAATGCCTACTCGGCCTTCGAAGTGGCGCTGCTCGATCTTCAGGCGCGGTCGCTGAATCGGCCACTGGTCGACCTGCTCGGCGGTGCGGTGCGCGATGAAGTGCCTTTCAGCGCCTACCTGTTCTTCAAGTACGCCGAGCACGTCGATTCGCCCTACCCTGCTGACAACTGGGGCGAGGCGTTGAACGAGGAGCAGATCGTCGGCCAGGCCAGGCGCATGATCGAGCAGTACGGTTTCAAGAGCATCAAGCTCAAGGCCGGGACCTTGGAACCCGAGCGTGAAGTGGCCTGCATTCTGGCGCTGAAGAAGGCCTTTCCCAACCATCCGCTGCGCATCGACCCCAACGGCAACTGGTCGCTGGAGACGTCGATCAGGATGGCCGAATTGCTGGGAGACAGTCTCCAGTACTACGAGGACCCCTGCCCCGGCCTGGACGATATGGCCGAGTTGCACAAACGCACCGGGCTGCCGCTGGCCACCAACATGGTGGTGACCGACTTCGCCGAGTTCCGCCGCAGTGTCGAGCGCAACAGCGTGCAGATCGTGCTCGCCGATCACCACTACTGGGGCGGGCTGCGTGATACCCAGGTATTGGCGAGCATGTGCCAGACCTGGGGACTGGGGGTGTCGATGCACTCGAACTCGCACCTGGGTATCAGCTTGATGGCCATGGCGCATGTGGCCGCCTCGGTGCCGAATCTGGACTATGCCTGCGACACCCATTATCCGTGGCAGGAGCCGGACGAAGAGGTGATCAAGGGCGGCAAGCTGCCGATCGTCGATGGCTGCGTGAAGATCAACAAGACCCCTGGGTTGGGTCTGGAGCTGGATCGCGACCAGTTGGGCATGTTGCATGAGCAGTTCCTGCGCTGCGGGATTCGTTCACGGGACGACGTGCGGCAGATGGCTCGGTACAAGCCTGATTGGAAGGCGGTGAAGCCGCGGTTTTGA
- a CDS encoding glutamate/aspartate ABC transporter substrate-binding protein, whose protein sequence is MRIVPKLLSAAIAAALISTPALAAELTGTLKKIKDSGTITLGHRDASIPFSYIADASGKPVGYSHDIQLKVVEALKKDLDMPDLKVKYNLVTSQTRIPLVQNGTIDLECGSTTNNAERAQQVDFSVGIFEIGTRLLSKKDSSYKDFDDLKGKNVVTTAGTTSERILKSMNADKQMGMNIVSAKDHGESFQMLESGRAVAFMMDDALLAGEMAKAKKPTDWEVTGTPQSYEIYGCMVRKGDEPFKKAVDDAIKATFASGDINGIYDKWFNQPIPPKGLNLGFPMSNELKALIANPNDKPAPDKKS, encoded by the coding sequence ATGCGCATCGTTCCAAAACTCCTGAGCGCCGCCATTGCCGCCGCTCTGATCAGTACTCCAGCGTTGGCCGCCGAACTCACCGGCACCCTGAAGAAAATCAAGGATTCGGGCACCATCACCCTCGGTCACCGCGACGCCTCGATCCCCTTCTCGTACATTGCCGATGCGTCCGGCAAGCCGGTCGGCTACTCCCATGACATCCAGCTCAAGGTGGTCGAGGCCCTGAAAAAAGACCTCGACATGCCGGACCTGAAGGTCAAGTACAACCTGGTGACCTCGCAGACCCGTATCCCGCTGGTGCAGAACGGCACCATCGACCTGGAGTGCGGCTCCACCACCAACAACGCCGAACGCGCCCAGCAAGTGGATTTCTCCGTCGGCATCTTCGAGATCGGCACCCGTCTGCTGAGCAAGAAAGATTCGTCCTACAAGGATTTCGACGACCTGAAAGGCAAGAACGTCGTCACCACCGCCGGTACCACCTCCGAGCGCATCCTCAAGTCGATGAACGCCGACAAGCAGATGGGAATGAACATCGTCTCGGCGAAAGACCACGGCGAGTCCTTCCAGATGCTCGAATCGGGCCGCGCCGTCGCCTTCATGATGGACGACGCCCTGCTCGCCGGCGAAATGGCCAAGGCCAAGAAGCCGACCGACTGGGAAGTCACCGGTACCCCGCAGTCCTATGAAATCTACGGCTGCATGGTGCGCAAAGGCGACGAGCCGTTCAAGAAAGCCGTGGACGATGCCATCAAGGCAACCTTCGCCTCGGGCGACATCAACGGCATCTACGACAAGTGGTTCAACCAGCCGATCCCGCCAAAAGGCCTGAACCTGGGCTTCCCCATGAGCAACGAGCTCAAGGCGTTGATCGCCAACCCCAACGACAAGCCGGCTCCCGACAAGAAGTCGTAA